The DNA window AGGCATCTAATAAATTCAAGAGTTCTTAAGAATCAGAAAACAATTAACATCAATTGCTCTCTCTGACAAAAATAATACGCTTTTAGATAAATTATTAATTTTTTGTCATTTTTTTTATTTGCTACTCTTCAGCAGACCCCACTTCCACTTTAACCATTTTTCCGCTGGCTAATTTTTGGCGAATCTTTTCTTCTATTTCCTTAGCAAGTTCCGGATTGTCAAGCATAAATTGCTTTGCTGCATCTCTGCCCTGGGCAACTTTCGTATTCTCATAAGCATACCAGCTACCACTTTTTGTCAACACATTCAGATCTGCTCCCAAATCTACTATTTCTCCTGCCTTACTGATGCCTACTCCGTATTCAATATCAAATTCCGCGACTCTGAAAGGTGGAGCTAGTTTATTCTTTACCACTTTAACCTTTACCCGATTTCCGGTGACTGTGCCTTCCTTATCTTTAATGGCATTACCACTTCTTCTGATATCCAATCGCATGGAAGCATAAAATTTTAAAGCATTACCTCCTGTAGTGGTTTCAGGATTACCAAACATAACCCCGATTTTCTCTCTCAACTGATTGATAAATATGCAACAACAACCAGTTTTTCCAATAGTACCCGTAAGTTTTCTCAAGGCTTGGGACATTAATCGAGCTTGTAATCCCATTTTTGAATCCCCCATTTCTCCTTCAATTTCACTTCTGGGTACCAGTGCAGCAACAGAATCGATTACTATAATGTCTATTGCCCCGGATCTGATCAGATTCTCAGCAATTTCTAATGCCTGCTCACCATTATCAGGTTGAGAAATTAATAAATCTTCCGTATTAACCCCCAGCGCTTCTGCATAACTTCTGTCAAAGGCATGCTCAGCATCAATAAAAGCAGCGATTCCTCCCTTTTTTTGACATTCTGCAATGGCATGAATCGCAAGTGTTGTTTTCCCTGAACTTTCAGGACCATAGATCTCTATTACCCTTCCCCTTGGAAATCCACCAACTCCCAGACACATGTCTAAGCTAATTGAACCTGTAGAAATACTGTCAACCTCATCTAAAACTGGCTTATCTCCCAACTTCATGATGGATCCTTTTCCATATGTTTTCTCTAATCTGTCTACTGTTAATTGTAGGGCTTTTAATTTTTCTTCGCGTTCTTTTGACATATATTAGTTATTTTAATAAGTGCAAAAGTAATATGAAAAAGCATTATCCATTAAAAAAGATTAATTTAAGTCCGTTTCGATTATTCTCAATTAAAAGTTTCCGTATCTGTATTTTTGTGCCATGAATGCAAATATTGTTATTGAGAACAGGGATCTAAGCCTGGAAGACATTATAAGTATTTGGAAAAGTAAAAAACCCATTAACCTAGCTGATGTTCTCTGGCAAAATGTCAGTGAAAGTCGCGCTGTATTAGAAAAATTATTAAGCACTGGGGGGCATTCAATATACGGAATAAATACAGGTTTTGGGTCCTTGTGCAATACTGTAATACCTGAATTTGAACTTGATCAGCTTCAATATAATTTGGTTAGATCTCACGCATGTGGTACAGGAAATTATATCTCCAAAGAAAGCTCTAGGCTGGTCCTTTTGTTGAAAATTATTTCACTCTCAAAAGGAAATTCATGTATTAGGTCGGAAACCTTACAATTCCTGATCAAACTTTATAATGAAGACATCATTCCCGCAATACCGGAAATGGGATCTCTCGGTGCTTCCGGTGATCTTGCCCCATTAGCCCATTTAAGTCTTCCAATTCTTGGAGAAGGGTCGGTGTGGAAAAATAATTCTATCATTTCAACGACAGATTTTGTAAAAAATGGATTTCTAGAAACTCCAGGTTTAAAAGCAAAAGAAGGCTTGGCATTACTGAATGGTACTCAATATTCACTTGCACTAATGATCGATGCATGTAATCAAAGCATTGAACTCATCAAACAAGCGAATTATGTAGCTTCCCTTTCAATGGAAGCATATGACGTAAGTTTGGATTTTCTCAATCCCGAAATTCATGAATTAAGAAAACAAACAGGGCAAATTCAAATTGCAAAAAACTTGCTAAATATTCTCTCGGGTACCTTTTTAGATAAAAGGGCTAAAAATGCTGTACAAGATCCTTATAGTTTTAGGTGTATTCCTCAAGTACATGGTGCAACTTTAGATACCATAAATTTTGTAATTGACATTATTCAAAAAGAAATTAATGCTGTAACTGACAATCCGGTTTTGCTTTCAGATAGTACTATAAAATCTGGTGGAAATTTCCACGCTCAGCCTCTTGCCTTGTGTGCAGATTTTCTATCTATTGCAATGGCAGAGATTGGCAGTATTTCAGAAAGAAGGCTTTACAAACTCATTGATGGCAATCGAGAATTACCTGAATTTCTAACCGAAAATCCAGGTCTTAATTCTGGATTTATGATCGTGCAATATTCTGCCGCAGCACTCGTAAGTATCAATAAGCAATATGCAACTCCTTCATCTGTAGATTCAATTGTCACAAGTAAAGGACAAGAGGATCATGTAAGCATGGCTGCAAATGCTGGAATTAAGTGTCTCAAAATTATTTCGCATATCAGACAAATTCTTACGATGGAATGGATGACAGCCACTCGCGCGTGGAATTTTAGAAATAAATGGGAACTTGGACCTGAACTTAAACAAATTGTGGAAGAATATCGAACAATAATTCCATATAAAAAAGATGATCATATTCCCTCAGATGATTATAAGCCTACGTTAGATTTCTTAAGCAATAAAATTAAATGAAATTAACTCAGGTTATACTTTTTTCCTTAGTAGGTATAATATTTTGTTTTGGCCAACAAAAAAATCCAATCGGATATCAGATTGGTTTCCAAACTTCAAAATTAGTTGCACACAATAGTAGATTCGCATTCGTACCAAAGGGTATTGGGCTTTTTATTGATGGCAGTATTTATTTTCAAACAACAGGAAGAAAAAATTGGGAAAAGATATACCACTTTCCAAGATATGGTCTGCAATTTAAATACTTGCACCTGGGTCAACCAAAAGAATTATTAGGTGAAGCAATAAGCTTTTATCCATTCTTTGATTTTCCGTTTGGCCAAAAGCAAAAGTCCAGTTTTAGTTTTTTAATTGGCTGTGGATTAGCTTATGTCAGCAAACCTTATGATATTAAGCTAAATCCATTTCAAAATGCCATAGGATCATATTGGAATAATTTGACAACACTGCAAATTAGATGGAATTTTCTCCACAATAAAATTAATGGCTTCTATACAGTACTGGCAATCCACCACATCTCAAACGGAGCTTATAAATATCCCAATCTTGGATTAAACTATTTTAGTATTGGAGCTGGTTTTAACAATCTTCCCCAAATTAGAAAAAGCAATGATTTGTTGGACACCTTACCCCATACAAGATGGTCCTTCTCCGTAATTAGTGGTGGAGCAATTAAAGAGGCTAAAATCCCGGGTGGCCCAAAATACCCCATTCAAATGCTAGGAGTAGATGTAGGTTATGAATATAAGCCGTTTAAATCTATTCGATTTGGAGCAGAATATGAACACCATAAGTTGTCATCCTATTTTGCTTCACATACAGAAATTAAACCGAGTATCAGTTCTGCTTGGGTAGAAGGTTTACGACTACAAATTTATGGATCTCATGAATGGCTGGTAGGTCCGGCCTCCATTGAATTTAGAATGGGTTATCAAATATTAAATAGTACTTTGCTTGGAGGTTATCCTGTATTCAATAAACTTATATTCCAATACCAAATAAAACTACCTAAGGCGTCTCCATTTTTTTTAACAACTGGGGTTGCTCTAAAAACGCATTATGGAGTTGCAGAATACATTGCTCTTCTTGCAGGTATCCGTTGGCAAAAAACTTATCATTGATCCTTTAAAAAAATTCTTATTCCTAATACCGTTGAATCAAGAGGATGTAATTTCACGAAAATAACAAATGTCAACAGGAAGTCCTATACTGGTAAAAGCCCTTTAAATACTTAATAATTTCACTCATCATATTCTTACCTTATTAGGTCTCGCTATTCATTTAAATTCCAATCATATTCGAGATATGAAATTTTTGCTTTGTCAGAAAATGCAACAGGCGAATATTTCTTAAGGAAAGCTCTAACTCCTCCAACTTCCTTAAAATCAGATCTGTACCATTTGAAAATCATAGAAATCTTTAATTTGTCTATTCCTACATCATTCCGGAAGGAGTCAGAAAGAAATTTTCTGCATTGCAAATCTAATTGCGCATCTAATTGATCTTCCGAAAAAGCTTCGTTCAGCAATATTGGGCAGGACCTTGAGGCACATACTAAAGCCATATGTATGCGGGGATCACTAAAATGTTTCCTCAGCTTTGTATGCTCTATGTTATTCAAGTCAAGTTTTTCATGATTAATAGTAATAAATTTTATATCCCAACTTGAATTTACAAATGGAAATTTACCACCAATTTCTTTAATACTTTTAACAGGGTAATTTTGAATTACCAACTTAATCGTGTATGCATTATAAGCATTAATCCAATAGGCCAAAGTGCGTTTTGAGGACCATGTCTGTATTGGTCCATTTTCCGACAAATAATTAAGATACTTATTAAGTTCAAAACTATCTTTTATGAATCCCTTATAATCCACATGACCGTTATTGGATACATGTTTTCTCAGTAGCTCTGTCCAGATTTGATGGTCAGCTTGACTAAAGGAGTAAGTTTGAACTAAAGTCAAAAAGATAATTAAAAAATACTTATTCATTCTATTCATAATCAAAATATAACTACATAATAAACTTAAATAATAACATACCAGTACATTTTACCTTTAAACATAAAATGGACAGTTAATAAGAGATAAAATGTCTTAACATCATCCACATTCCTCCAATAAATTTACTCCAACATAAAACAAATATTACAAGATTTGTTCAAAAGATCTTCAATTATATCAAATTTAATTTGCCTTGTTCTTTTGAATAAAGCTATGTAATAAGTAAGCTTATTAATCCGAAAGATCCAGACATAAATCTCATCACATAAATCAAATTTATTAATTCATTCCCTTTTGAAATGTTTAATAATTTCATGCATTTTACGTTCTGATTTACAGTTTAAAATATTGAAATATAAGATTCATATACTATTCTTAAGACATATTAGAAGCATGAATTTCTGTGGCAATATTTTAAAATTAACACCTAGACTAAATTTACCTCCCAATCTGAATTGAAAATATAAGGTATACAAAAGTGAATATATTACTAAGGAAGGGATATATGAAAAATATACTTTAGTCGTTACCTTCTATTCAAAACGCTTTTGACTAAAATAATTTCGAAATCCATACTATATATTGTTAAAATAATCCTAGAATTCAACTAAGATAATATCTTTGCCATACTTAAACATAAATCTTAAAAATCATTTTAAATGAAAACTTATTATAATCCGGAGGATCTTAAAAAATTTGGTCAAATAAGTGAATTTGAACCCAAGCTTGCAAAAATGTTTTTTGACTATTATGGGGAAGTTTTTAAAGAAGGTGCACTTACAAGTAGAGAAAAGAGTCTGATTGCTCTTGCGGTTGCACACGCAATACAATGTCCTTATTGTATTGATGCCTATAGTGTAGATACCTTAGAAAAAGGTTGTGATGAAGCTCAAATTATGGAAGCCGTACATGTTGCAGCTGCCATCCGTGGAGGGGCTTCACTTGTACATGGTGTGCAAATGATGAATAAGGTAAAGGAAATATCCATGTAGTATTATGCAGAGTCAAACTAAATCCTTACAAGGACGCAAAAGTCAATTGGCCGATGTTTTCCACCAGCTAGAAGTTATTTCTCATATTCCGGATACTGAATTTAGTCATAAATTATTTTCGAATAAGTTGAAAGAAAGTGGTCTTTTTCCACTAAAGCCTAAACAATTGGAAATATTCCAGATAAATGTTGGCAAAATGTGTAATCAGGTATGTAAACATTGTCATGTGGATGCCGGACCTGACCGTAAAGAGATTATGACTAAAGAAACAATGCATTTGTGTTTGGAAGCAATTAAAAATTCAAATGCACTTACAATAGACTTGACGGGTGGAGCTCCTGAAATGAATCCCAACTTTAAATGGTTTGTAGAGGAAATAAATAAATTAAATGTTCAAAAAATTATAGTTCGTTCAAATCTGACTATAATAGTTTCGAATAAAAAGTACAATGACTTACCATCGTTTTTTAAATCAAACAATATTGAAGTTGTTTCTTCTCTCCCATATTTCAATGCAATCAGAACAGATGCACAAAGAGGGGATGGAGTCTTTCAAAAATCCATAGATGCTTTACATCTGCTAAATGCTGTGGGTTATGGAATTCAAGACTCAGGATTAATACTAAATTTAGTATACAATCCAAGTGGTGCATTTCTACCACCTGAACAATCAACTCTTGAAACAGAATACAAAAAGAAATTAAAATCACTTTATAACATTTGTTTCAATGAACTTTACACTATCACAAATCTTCCAATCAGTAGATTTTTAGAATATCTCCTTGAAAGTGGAAATTATGATAATTACATGGAAAAATTAATTTCTGCATACAATCCTTTGGCTGCCTCAAATGTAATGTGTAGAAATACAATCAGTGTTGGATGGAATGGATACTTGTACGATTGTGATTTTAACCAAATGCTGGAATTAAAGGTATCAAGTAAAAACAAACACCTGAAAGAATTTAATGTGAATGAACTTTCCCAAAGAGATATTGTAATTAATCAACATTGTTTTGGGTGTACGGCAGGATCAGGTTCAAGTTGTGGAGGTGCTACCATATAGCTATATAAAAAGTTCAGTCAACCGGTTAAATGCTCCTAAGTATCATTATACCAACTCTTAATGAAGAAAAGTATCTTGGAAATCTTTTGCAGTTTCTAAGAAAACAAACAGATCCACTAAATACGGAAATAATTGTCATCGACGGTGGGAGCTCAGATCATACTATACAGATTGCACATAAATATGAAGTTGAGATTTTAAATACTCCGGTTTCTTGTAGAGCGGTCCAAATGAATATGGGAGGTAAAAATGCTAAGGGTAAAATTTTATACTTTGTACATGCAGATGTTTTACCACCCGAAAGATTTTCCCAAGACATAATTACTGCTTTTGCTGCAGGTAAGAAAATTGGTATGTATCGTCAGAAATTTGATGGCGGACCGATTATTTTAAAAGTAAACTCATACTTTACGAGATTTAATTGGCTTTGGTGTAGGGGAGGAGACCAAACATTATTCGTATGTAAAAAGCTTTTTGATTCCCTTAAAGGTTTTGATGAATCATTTGTTATTATGGAGGAATATGATTTTATTAGAAGAGCAATCAAAAAAGAAAAATTACATATTTTTGACAAATACACAACAGTATCCACTAGAAAATACAATACGAATAGCTATTTAAAAGTCCTCCTTGCCAATCGAAAGGCGTTTTCCTTATATCTATCAGGTTCTGATCCCAAGGTTATTAAAAAGACATATCTATCAATGCTTAATCCTTATTGATAATTACTTTTTCAGCTATGAACATCGAATTGGTACTAAGCTTAAGTAACTTTCTGTTTGGAAATATTTTAGAAAATATTAAATCAAATTGTACATTTAAATCTACATTCTGTAGGCTTTCTGCAAGTCGATTATAAATAAGAATTCCATTTGCTGATAAATTTTTGTCCAACAATTTTAGAAAATCAATTGTTGAAAATTGAGCTGGAATTTTTGCATCACTAAAAATATCCATACAAATTAAATCAAATTTATCGTTTGATTTTAAAAGATAATCGTATCCATCATCTTGAAAAATATTGATTTGACTTTTAATTTTTTCTTGTGTGAATTCTTTATAAAGTTCAATCACAACTGAATCCAATTCCACACAGGTAAAATTAAGCCGTAGTTTAAATTGATTCTCTAAAATATATGGAATGCTTCCCAACCCAAGACCCAAAACCAAAACACGATCTGTTACTCTGTGAGCAATGTTAACAAAGTTAAAAGCTTCTACAAAATTTAAATATTTATCCTCATAAGAATAAATTGCATGTCCTGTTACCAATTTTAGTCTCCCTGATGAAAGATATACCTTCATTTCAGGATTTAGGACAGATCCCTTTTCTTTGATAAGAACATCCTGAAAAAAACTAAGAACTTTTAAATAGAATGGAATTTTCAAAATTAAACAATACAGCTATTTAACAGAAAAACCAACCGGCCAGGCATCTTGTGGTGATACAAAAGAAAGCTTACCATTTTCAGAGTCTGCCATCAGTATCATTCCTTTTGATTCAACGCCCCTAATGGTCCTGGGAGCTAGATTTGCAAGTAGTAAAACTTCCTTGCCGATAATTTCCTCTGGTTTAAAATACTCTGCAATACCGCTCACTACAATCCTTTTTTCATAACCAAGATCCAGGCTAAGCTTGAGTAATTTGTCTGCTTTGGGAACCCTTTCAGCTTCTAATATTCTTGCTGTTCTGATGTCCATTTTCATGAACTCATCGTAAGTTATTTCCTGCTTTTGCGGCAAATAATTGACTGTCGCCGAATCATCTTTTATTTCAACAAAAGCCGTATTTTGCAACTTTGCTATTTGTTTTTCTATCGTTTCGTCGTCAATTTTTGAAAACAAATAATCTGGCTTTTCCAACTGGTGGCCAATAGGTAAAATCAATTGCCCTTCAGCTAACTCATCAAGAAGATTTAATAATTCACCATTACCTTTAACCTCCGGGAGGTTTAATAATTTTCTTAACTTGTCAGATGCAAAAGGTAAGAACGGTTGCATCACAATGCTAATGGCACAAACATACTGCAAGGTTAGGTTCATAACCACTTCTACCACCTCAGGTTCTGATTTGAAAATTTTCCATGGTTCATTGTTTTGAAGCAACTGATTGCCGGCAGTTGAAATTTCCATTAGCGTTTTTAATGCACCTCTGAAATCATATTGCCTGAGAAATTGATTAAGCTCCTGAATTTGGTCGAATAGATAAAGACATTCAGAATCATGGTAGCCACCCAACTCATCACTTATCACTCCATTTACAAAACAGTCTGGGTCAAAATCAGGGACAATGCCATTGTAATATTTTTGGGTCAAAACAAGCACCCTATGAACAAAATTGGAAAGATTGTTCACCAATTCATTATTATATGCCTCCTGAAAGCCTTTCCAGGTAAACTCACTGTCTTTTTGCTCAGGCATATTTTTAATTAGATAATACCTGAGAGCATCCTGATGACCGGGCATTTCTTCAAGATACTCATGCACCCAAATTGCCCAGTTTCTAGAGGTAGAAATTTTCTTACCTTCAAGATTCATAAATTGATTTGCCGGGACATTTGTAGGAAGTACAAACCCGCCATGGACTTTGAGTAATGCCGGGAATATTATACAATGAAAAACGATGTTGTCCTTTCCAATAAAATGGATTAATTCAGTTTCTGCATCCTGCCAGTAAATTTTCCAATCTTTATTAACTTCCTTGGCCCACTTTTTTGTAGCTGAAATGTACCCTATAGGAGCATCCATCCAAACATATAACTTTTTACCGGCACTGTCCGGAATTTCCTGCGGCACATCCACTCCCCAATCTAAATCTCTGGTCATCGCTCTTGCTTGTAAACCATTGTCCAACCAAGACTTGCATTGTCCAACGACATGCTTTTTCCAAGTGTCCGGGTCGTGGTGTTCAGATCCATCAATCAACCCTTTTTCAATATAATCTTTCAGCCAAGATTCATGCTTTTCAAGGGGTAGATACCAGTGTTTTGTTTTTTTAAGGATTGGATTTTCACCACTCAATACAGATCTTGGCGAAATTAA is part of the Candidatus Vicinibacter affinis genome and encodes:
- the recA gene encoding recombinase RecA → MSKEREEKLKALQLTVDRLEKTYGKGSIMKLGDKPVLDEVDSISTGSISLDMCLGVGGFPRGRVIEIYGPESSGKTTLAIHAIAECQKKGGIAAFIDAEHAFDRSYAEALGVNTEDLLISQPDNGEQALEIAENLIRSGAIDIIVIDSVAALVPRSEIEGEMGDSKMGLQARLMSQALRKLTGTIGKTGCCCIFINQLREKIGVMFGNPETTTGGNALKFYASMRLDIRRSGNAIKDKEGTVTGNRVKVKVVKNKLAPPFRVAEFDIEYGVGISKAGEIVDLGADLNVLTKSGSWYAYENTKVAQGRDAAKQFMLDNPELAKEIEEKIRQKLASGKMVKVEVGSAEE
- the hutH gene encoding histidine ammonia-lyase, which translates into the protein MNANIVIENRDLSLEDIISIWKSKKPINLADVLWQNVSESRAVLEKLLSTGGHSIYGINTGFGSLCNTVIPEFELDQLQYNLVRSHACGTGNYISKESSRLVLLLKIISLSKGNSCIRSETLQFLIKLYNEDIIPAIPEMGSLGASGDLAPLAHLSLPILGEGSVWKNNSIISTTDFVKNGFLETPGLKAKEGLALLNGTQYSLALMIDACNQSIELIKQANYVASLSMEAYDVSLDFLNPEIHELRKQTGQIQIAKNLLNILSGTFLDKRAKNAVQDPYSFRCIPQVHGATLDTINFVIDIIQKEINAVTDNPVLLSDSTIKSGGNFHAQPLALCADFLSIAMAEIGSISERRLYKLIDGNRELPEFLTENPGLNSGFMIVQYSAAALVSINKQYATPSSVDSIVTSKGQEDHVSMAANAGIKCLKIISHIRQILTMEWMTATRAWNFRNKWELGPELKQIVEEYRTIIPYKKDDHIPSDDYKPTLDFLSNKIK
- a CDS encoding acyloxyacyl hydrolase, whose product is MKLTQVILFSLVGIIFCFGQQKNPIGYQIGFQTSKLVAHNSRFAFVPKGIGLFIDGSIYFQTTGRKNWEKIYHFPRYGLQFKYLHLGQPKELLGEAISFYPFFDFPFGQKQKSSFSFLIGCGLAYVSKPYDIKLNPFQNAIGSYWNNLTTLQIRWNFLHNKINGFYTVLAIHHISNGAYKYPNLGLNYFSIGAGFNNLPQIRKSNDLLDTLPHTRWSFSVISGGAIKEAKIPGGPKYPIQMLGVDVGYEYKPFKSIRFGAEYEHHKLSSYFASHTEIKPSISSAWVEGLRLQIYGSHEWLVGPASIEFRMGYQILNSTLLGGYPVFNKLIFQYQIKLPKASPFFLTTGVALKTHYGVAEYIALLAGIRWQKTYH
- a CDS encoding DUF547 domain-containing protein, whose product is MNRMNKYFLIIFLTLVQTYSFSQADHQIWTELLRKHVSNNGHVDYKGFIKDSFELNKYLNYLSENGPIQTWSSKRTLAYWINAYNAYTIKLVIQNYPVKSIKEIGGKFPFVNSSWDIKFITINHEKLDLNNIEHTKLRKHFSDPRIHMALVCASRSCPILLNEAFSEDQLDAQLDLQCRKFLSDSFRNDVGIDKLKISMIFKWYRSDFKEVGGVRAFLKKYSPVAFSDKAKISYLEYDWNLNE
- a CDS encoding carboxymuconolactone decarboxylase family protein, with the translated sequence MKTYYNPEDLKKFGQISEFEPKLAKMFFDYYGEVFKEGALTSREKSLIALAVAHAIQCPYCIDAYSVDTLEKGCDEAQIMEAVHVAAAIRGGASLVHGVQMMNKVKEISM
- the arsS gene encoding arsenosugar biosynthesis radical SAM protein ArsS (Some members of this family are selenoproteins.); translation: MQSQTKSLQGRKSQLADVFHQLEVISHIPDTEFSHKLFSNKLKESGLFPLKPKQLEIFQINVGKMCNQVCKHCHVDAGPDRKEIMTKETMHLCLEAIKNSNALTIDLTGGAPEMNPNFKWFVEEINKLNVQKIIVRSNLTIIVSNKKYNDLPSFFKSNNIEVVSSLPYFNAIRTDAQRGDGVFQKSIDALHLLNAVGYGIQDSGLILNLVYNPSGAFLPPEQSTLETEYKKKLKSLYNICFNELYTITNLPISRFLEYLLESGNYDNYMEKLISAYNPLAASNVMCRNTISVGWNGYLYDCDFNQMLELKVSSKNKHLKEFNVNELSQRDIVINQHCFGCTAGSGSSCGGATI
- a CDS encoding TIGR04283 family arsenosugar biosynthesis glycosyltransferase — its product is MLLSIIIPTLNEEKYLGNLLQFLRKQTDPLNTEIIVIDGGSSDHTIQIAHKYEVEILNTPVSCRAVQMNMGGKNAKGKILYFVHADVLPPERFSQDIITAFAAGKKIGMYRQKFDGGPIILKVNSYFTRFNWLWCRGGDQTLFVCKKLFDSLKGFDESFVIMEEYDFIRRAIKKEKLHIFDKYTTVSTRKYNTNSYLKVLLANRKAFSLYLSGSDPKVIKKTYLSMLNPY
- the metG gene encoding methionine--tRNA ligase — protein: MLVYKRHLITAALPYANGPLHIGHLSGAYLSADVFVRFMRLMDKDVLFICGSDEHGAAITMRALKEQKSPQEIIDKYHHLFIKTFEGIGISFDYYARTSDSLHHETSQDFFRTLYKSGQFEERETEQYFDTVHNQFLADRYITGTCPKCGNDSAYGDQCENCGTSLSPTELISPRSVLSGENPILKKTKHWYLPLEKHESWLKDYIEKGLIDGSEHHDPDTWKKHVVGQCKSWLDNGLQARAMTRDLDWGVDVPQEIPDSAGKKLYVWMDAPIGYISATKKWAKEVNKDWKIYWQDAETELIHFIGKDNIVFHCIIFPALLKVHGGFVLPTNVPANQFMNLEGKKISTSRNWAIWVHEYLEEMPGHQDALRYYLIKNMPEQKDSEFTWKGFQEAYNNELVNNLSNFVHRVLVLTQKYYNGIVPDFDPDCFVNGVISDELGGYHDSECLYLFDQIQELNQFLRQYDFRGALKTLMEISTAGNQLLQNNEPWKIFKSEPEVVEVVMNLTLQYVCAISIVMQPFLPFASDKLRKLLNLPEVKGNGELLNLLDELAEGQLILPIGHQLEKPDYLFSKIDDETIEKQIAKLQNTAFVEIKDDSATVNYLPQKQEITYDEFMKMDIRTARILEAERVPKADKLLKLSLDLGYEKRIVVSGIAEYFKPEEIIGKEVLLLANLAPRTIRGVESKGMILMADSENGKLSFVSPQDAWPVGFSVK